The genomic stretch GGGTTCCTCCCGTACCCATCCCGAACACGGAAGATAAGCCCGCCTGCGTATTCGCAACTACTGGAGTGGGAGACCCTCTGGGAACGTGGATTCGCCGCCACCACTCATACTTCATTTCATTACACTCTCCCGGAGAGCGCGGGCGCTCTCCGGGGGAACTCATCCCCATACCCGAGTAGACGGCGGTCCGTCCCGTCACAACCGGGTGTTTTCGAGACTGTGGATCCTCCGCGATCCCAAATTTATTTGGAACGACTGTTATCCAACTGTGTGAGTAGATTGAGCTATGGACAACCACGGGAACTGGTGGCCCAGTACGGTGTACGATCTGCTTTCGAACTCTCGCCGCCGGTTAGTGCTGTACTCTTTATTGGACGGAGACAACGCGACGATCGACGAACTCACTCGAGAAATTGCGCTCACAGAGGGGCGAGCAACCGACGAAGACGTGATGGAGGAGATCGAGATCTCGTTGGTTCACAATCACGTCCCTCGTCTCGTGGATCACGGAATCGTGGAGTACGACGGACGAGACGACAGGGTCGAACTCACGAAGCGATTCGATGATATCCAAGCGGCTGTCGAACGGAGCAAAGAGATCGAAGTCGACGGCGTTCCAGCGACGCAGTCGGAGGTGTTCTCGGACGGGTGATGACTGCCTACGGCATCGAAGAACCCTATCTTACCGTTCGGACCACCTGCGGTTCGTCTCTATCTCCACGAGAGTCCCTGAGCAATCTCTGGCGGGGCGAGTGGACTCGTCGGTAGATTTCCGCTCGGATCGGGATCGTTGTAGGCCGTCGGGGCGACGTCGTTCGGTGCATTGGGATAGAACAGCGAGGCAATCGCGTGGATGTGTTCGCGTCCGACGTCGAGTTCGAACTGTCCGCCGCCGAACATCTGTATCTCGTGGGTGTGGCAGTAGTCGATGGTGTCGAAAAGCGACCGAACCGAGCCGAACCGGGATGGCTTGATGTTGAGCCACTTCGGTTTCCAGGGGAGGTCTTCGACCGTCTCGACTCCTCGAATGGGATAATCCCACGTCACGCGTGCTTGCGCTTCCTCGAACAGCGGTCGCGTCTCTTCGTTCAGTTCTGGGTCTTCGATGAGTGCCTGGGGAAACCCCTCGATGACACGTTCGTACAGCTCTGGGTCGGCGGGTTGATCGACCGTCGTACCGTGGTACTGGCCTTTGAGATCGAGCGTCCGTACTGCGTCGGTCGCAGCAAGCCGTTCGACGACGTCTGCTGTCCACTCGGAGGTCGGGTCGAGTTTGAACTCCAGCTCGGGATTACGGTCGAGCCAGTCGATGATCCTGTCTCCGGTCGGTGGCTCCTCCAAGCGCGTACTCACGACGAATCGAATCGGATCGTACGTGCGACCGATACGCTCGGCGAGACTGGTTTCGGACTGTTTCAGGGCGAGATCG from Natrarchaeobius halalkaliphilus encodes the following:
- a CDS encoding DUF7344 domain-containing protein — protein: MDNHGNWWPSTVYDLLSNSRRRLVLYSLLDGDNATIDELTREIALTEGRATDEDVMEEIEISLVHNHVPRLVDHGIVEYDGRDDRVELTKRFDDIQAAVERSKEIEVDGVPATQSEVFSDG